The Methanomassiliicoccus sp. genome contains the following window.
TCGGTAAGAAGTACTACGCAATCGCTCTCAAACGTGGCGTCCTTCAGCTCCTCCAGTGGATAGTCGAACCTCTTCACGAGAGGATCATGGACTCGGATAACATATCCCTCGTTCAAGGCCAATCTGATGAATTTCATTGCGGGGGTCTCTCTCGCATCGGAGATGTTCCCCTTATACGCTACTCCTAAGACGGTAATGATCGGGTGCTCCACGTCCTTAACGATGGATTTGACCATATTAAGAACGATATTTGGCATATTGTCATTCACATCTCGTGATGCCTTGATCAACTGGCAATTATTGGGGTTGTTGGTCAAAAACCATGGATCGACCGCTATGCAATGACCTCCCACCCCTGGACCAGGCTTTACATAATTGACCCGTGGGTGTTTGTTCGCCAGCTCTCTTGCCTCCCAAATATCGATATTGTTGTCCTCAGCGATCTTTGCCATTTCATTGATAAGGGCAATGTTGACATCACGGAATGTGTTCTCCATAACCTTGGTGAACTCGGCCGTGTTCATGTTCGTCAGATGGATGGTGCCTTTTACGAACGATGAATACAACAGCATCGCTTTGGTTGCCGATCCGAGGTCCTTTCCCCCGACGATGCGGTCGTTATGGACCATTTCGTGTATCACATTTCCGGGCAGCGCACGCTCGGAGCAGTAAGCAACAAAGAACTGGTCAGATTCCAGCCCGCTCTTCTTTAATATGGGGATAACCAGATTTCCCGTGGTGCCGGGGGGAACAGTGGATTCGACAATCACCAAGTTACCCTCCCTTAATTGAGGAGCTATCATTGCCGCAGCATTCTTCACGCAAGTTAGATCGGCGACCCTAAGTTCTCCGTCAATAGGAGTTGGAACGCA
Protein-coding sequences here:
- a CDS encoding nucleotide sugar dehydrogenase, which encodes MRVCVLGLGYIGLPTALLLADAGHEVIGVDVNKSLIEKLNMNVVSIEEPMMLNLFRRASERFHAQLEVPLADAFFICVPTPIDGELRVADLTCVKNAAAMIAPQLREGNLVIVESTVPPGTTGNLVIPILKKSGLESDQFFVAYCSERALPGNVIHEMVHNDRIVGGKDLGSATKAMLLYSSFVKGTIHLTNMNTAEFTKVMENTFRDVNIALINEMAKIAEDNNIDIWEARELANKHPRVNYVKPGPGVGGHCIAVDPWFLTNNPNNCQLIKASRDVNDNMPNIVLNMVKSIVKDVEHPIITVLGVAYKGNISDARETPAMKFIRLALNEGYVIRVHDPLVKRFDYPLEELKDATFESDCVVLLTDHEVFRAINPQQLRVRNKFLLDTRNFLDHEAWKKSGFDVKVLGRPEMIKGIPSIEETVEPKIKGTLEQRISI